A region from the Pontixanthobacter aestiaquae genome encodes:
- the ptsP gene encoding phosphoenolpyruvate--protein phosphotransferase, whose amino-acid sequence MTAAASARQILTQLHEIMASRTHAQGKLDRVVDIIADSLNSEVCSIYLLREQMLELFATHGLNKSAVHVTRLAMGEGLTGTIADNIETLNLAEAKAHPDFQYRPETGEEKFHSFAGVPIVYRERAVGVLCVQHVEPRRYEDVEIEALQTTAMVLSELISNNDLVDEEEARGLAPEQTGPVTITGLPLVKGLGSGVAVYHQPRVTIDQVMADDIEVERQRVYRAFHKMREQIDSITNNAEFGAGGEHEEVLKTYKMFAYDEGWGRRINEAIDSGLTAEAAIERVQQHTRMRMREIDDPLLADRMHDLEDLANRLLRIVSGQLGTAATQGLRKDAILIAKNLGPAELLEYDRRRLKGVILEEGSLTAHVVIVARAMGVPVLGRANGLRGIVREDDEILLDADGGTASIRPTQSVAEAFDTRFAKSKERQAAYAKLRDVEPFTRCGTRIQVMMNAGLREDISNLNLVGADGIGLFRTEFQFLVSATLPQREKQLRLYRDVMDAAGDRPVIFRTVDIGGDKAVPYLNSENTEDEENPAMGWRALRLALERGGLLKAQARALLEAASGRTLYVMFPMISEPWEFDAAKAVFEEQLAYLKKQRKTLPEAIHYGAMLEVPALAEVLDLLIPKLSFLSVGTNDLTQFLFAADRANPKLAERYDWLSPAILRFMRRIAQATVGQQVDLGVCGEMGGRQLEALALMGLGFRRLSITPVSVGPIKELVRQIDLAEITEAMNGWLTNPPENMRDTLQQWALDRGINID is encoded by the coding sequence ATGACAGCTGCTGCTTCCGCTCGCCAAATTCTGACGCAACTGCACGAGATTATGGCCTCGCGCACGCACGCGCAGGGTAAGCTGGACCGCGTGGTCGATATTATCGCAGACAGCCTCAATAGCGAGGTCTGCTCGATCTATCTGCTGCGTGAACAGATGCTGGAATTGTTTGCCACGCATGGTCTCAACAAATCTGCTGTACACGTGACCCGTCTGGCGATGGGCGAGGGGCTGACCGGCACCATTGCCGACAATATCGAAACGCTCAACCTGGCGGAGGCAAAGGCGCATCCTGACTTTCAATACCGGCCCGAAACAGGCGAGGAAAAGTTCCACTCTTTCGCAGGCGTGCCGATTGTATATCGCGAGCGTGCGGTAGGTGTCCTGTGCGTTCAACATGTTGAACCGCGCCGCTATGAAGATGTCGAGATCGAAGCGTTACAGACCACTGCGATGGTTCTGTCCGAACTGATCTCGAACAATGATTTGGTCGATGAGGAGGAGGCGCGCGGTCTTGCGCCCGAACAAACCGGTCCGGTGACGATTACCGGCCTGCCATTGGTCAAAGGCTTGGGCAGCGGCGTCGCGGTCTATCACCAGCCCCGCGTGACTATCGATCAGGTCATGGCCGACGATATCGAGGTCGAACGCCAGCGGGTCTACCGCGCGTTCCACAAAATGCGCGAACAGATCGACAGCATAACCAACAATGCTGAATTCGGTGCGGGCGGCGAGCATGAAGAAGTACTCAAGACTTACAAAATGTTCGCCTATGATGAGGGGTGGGGCCGGAGGATCAATGAAGCCATTGATTCAGGTCTGACCGCCGAAGCGGCAATCGAACGAGTGCAGCAGCACACCAGAATGCGGATGCGCGAGATCGACGATCCGCTGCTCGCTGACCGGATGCACGATTTGGAAGATTTGGCGAACCGCCTGCTGCGGATCGTCTCGGGCCAGTTAGGTACCGCGGCAACACAGGGGCTGCGCAAGGATGCTATCCTGATCGCCAAAAATCTCGGGCCTGCAGAGCTGCTCGAATATGACCGGCGGCGGCTCAAAGGCGTGATCCTAGAAGAAGGCTCGCTGACTGCGCATGTCGTGATTGTCGCGCGCGCCATGGGGGTACCGGTGCTGGGCCGCGCAAACGGGCTGCGCGGGATCGTTCGTGAGGACGATGAGATCCTGCTGGATGCAGACGGCGGCACTGCATCCATTCGCCCCACGCAATCGGTTGCCGAAGCTTTCGATACCCGTTTCGCGAAAAGCAAGGAACGCCAGGCGGCATATGCCAAATTGCGAGATGTCGAACCTTTCACGCGCTGTGGGACACGCATCCAGGTCATGATGAATGCCGGTCTGCGCGAAGATATTTCCAATCTCAATCTGGTCGGTGCTGACGGGATTGGTTTGTTCCGGACCGAATTCCAGTTTCTTGTGTCGGCGACCTTGCCCCAGCGCGAGAAACAATTGCGGCTCTATCGCGACGTGATGGATGCCGCTGGCGACAGGCCGGTGATTTTCCGCACCGTCGATATTGGCGGCGACAAGGCGGTTCCGTATCTCAATTCCGAGAATACCGAGGATGAGGAAAATCCGGCGATGGGTTGGCGCGCCTTGCGGCTGGCCTTGGAGCGCGGCGGACTGTTAAAAGCGCAGGCCCGGGCACTGCTCGAAGCGGCATCGGGCCGGACCCTGTATGTGATGTTCCCGATGATTTCCGAGCCGTGGGAATTCGATGCGGCCAAGGCGGTGTTTGAAGAACAGCTCGCTTATCTGAAAAAGCAGCGCAAAACGCTGCCGGAGGCGATCCATTACGGCGCCATGCTGGAAGTGCCCGCGCTCGCTGAAGTGCTAGATCTGTTGATTCCGAAACTGTCGTTCCTTTCGGTCGGTACAAATGATCTCACTCAGTTCCTGTTCGCGGCTGACCGTGCGAACCCAAAGCTGGCGGAGCGTTACGACTGGCTTTCTCCCGCGATCCTGCGCTTCATGCGGCGTATTGCGCAAGCGACAGTCGGTCAGCAAGTCGATCTGGGCGTCTGCGGCGAAATGGGCGGACGACAGCTGGAAGCGCTCGCCTTGATGGGGCTGGGATTCCGGCGATTGTCAATCACGCCTGTTTCTGTTGGCCCGATAAAGGAACTGGTCCGCCAGATCGATCTGGCGGAAATCACCGAAGCGATGAATGGCTGGCTTACCAATCCGCCGGAAAATATGCGTGATACTTTGCAGCAATGGGCGCTGGATCGCGGTATCAATATCGATTGA
- a CDS encoding helix-turn-helix domain-containing protein, which yields MNEEGNQLEGELPLEGAGQRLARARADADKTVEQIASETRIPIRHLETLESGDFAALPAKTYAIGFARTYARVVGLDEHEIAQQVRDELDNGEGGEAHRGATFEPGDPARLPSRGLAWFSAFAVLILIAGSLAYFRDYFMPGSGPGPLVSEEEVAAAQTSGEDTVNTDGAAGTDAAPSGPVVFTSLENDVWVRFYDSSGQRLMEKIMTQGESYTVPADAVGPQIRTGRPEALVIRIGGKSIGTLSNRSETVGDLPVTAEALVARVNDLEAQATANSPDEQTTG from the coding sequence ATGAATGAAGAGGGCAATCAGCTGGAAGGTGAACTTCCGTTAGAGGGCGCTGGCCAGCGTCTGGCGCGCGCACGCGCTGATGCTGATAAAACTGTCGAGCAAATCGCATCCGAGACCCGAATTCCTATCCGCCATCTCGAGACTTTGGAGAGCGGCGACTTCGCTGCACTTCCGGCTAAAACATACGCGATCGGATTTGCTCGAACCTATGCCCGCGTGGTCGGCCTGGACGAGCACGAGATCGCGCAACAAGTACGCGACGAACTGGACAATGGCGAAGGTGGCGAAGCGCATCGCGGCGCTACCTTTGAACCGGGCGATCCGGCACGGCTTCCCTCGCGCGGGCTGGCGTGGTTTAGCGCGTTTGCTGTCCTCATATTGATCGCCGGATCACTCGCCTATTTCCGTGACTATTTCATGCCCGGATCGGGACCGGGACCGCTGGTATCCGAAGAAGAGGTTGCCGCTGCACAGACCAGTGGCGAAGATACAGTAAATACTGACGGAGCAGCGGGCACCGATGCAGCACCATCTGGCCCTGTCGTCTTCACATCTTTGGAGAACGACGTTTGGGTCCGTTTCTACGACAGCTCCGGACAGCGTCTGATGGAAAAAATCATGACGCAGGGCGAAAGTTACACCGTGCCCGCAGATGCAGTCGGCCCGCAAATACGTACCGGTCGACCGGAAGCGCTGGTGATCCGGATTGGCGGGAAGTCGATCGGCACGCTGTCCAATCGCAGTGAAACCGTTGGCGATCTTCCGGTTACGGCAGAGGCGTTGGTCGCGCGTGTCAACGATCTGGAAGCGCAGGCAACGGCGAACTCGCCCGACGAACAAACAACAGGTTAG
- a CDS encoding tol-pal system YbgF family protein, translated as MFSRTSRVLVAGLALVAVTGTSMPALAQSDNEPRIRKLESEVRALQRKVFPGGDGRYFEPEITGTPSGNTITTPSTTAVTDILIRLDALEAQIAALTAQTEENTNAIMQLTTRIVALETTPTSAVAAETTGPVSVLPDTAEAAPARATVPAARGPSDGRLAAVQQIAKPQTDDAADDEYSYGYRLWNAGFYPEAQQQLTLFVEQYPDHWRTTYGRNLLGRAYLDDGKPDDAAPWFLKNYQAGKSDARAPDSLLFLAETMIAMDDTNRACIALAEFSDSYPALASGRLSSQYQRNLGKVECN; from the coding sequence ATGTTTAGTCGAACGAGCCGCGTATTGGTCGCTGGTCTTGCATTGGTCGCCGTGACCGGAACCTCCATGCCGGCGTTGGCGCAAAGCGACAACGAGCCTAGAATTCGCAAGCTGGAATCGGAAGTCCGCGCGCTGCAGCGCAAAGTGTTCCCCGGCGGTGACGGTCGCTATTTCGAGCCGGAGATTACCGGCACGCCGAGCGGCAATACAATCACCACACCTTCGACCACGGCCGTCACCGATATTCTGATCCGGCTTGACGCGCTTGAAGCGCAGATTGCTGCGCTGACGGCGCAGACCGAAGAAAACACCAATGCGATCATGCAATTGACTACCCGCATTGTCGCGCTCGAAACAACTCCGACGAGTGCCGTAGCTGCGGAAACCACTGGTCCGGTTTCGGTTCTGCCGGATACAGCTGAAGCCGCACCAGCGCGTGCTACAGTACCGGCAGCTCGCGGACCATCGGACGGACGCCTGGCCGCGGTCCAGCAAATTGCCAAGCCGCAAACCGATGATGCTGCGGATGATGAATATTCCTACGGATACCGTCTGTGGAATGCCGGCTTCTACCCGGAAGCGCAGCAGCAGCTGACACTGTTCGTCGAACAATATCCGGACCACTGGCGCACGACCTATGGCCGCAATTTGCTTGGCCGTGCCTATCTGGATGATGGCAAGCCTGATGATGCAGCACCTTGGTTCCTCAAAAATTACCAAGCTGGCAAAAGCGATGCGCGAGCGCCCGATAGTTTGCTGTTCCTTGCCGAAACGATGATCGCAATGGACGATACCAATCGTGCCTGTATCGCTTTGGCTGAATTCAGCGATAGCTATCCTGCACTCGCTTCGGGCCGTTTGAGCAGTCAATATCAGCGCAATCTGGGCAAGGTTGAGTGCAATTGA
- the tilS gene encoding tRNA lysidine(34) synthetase TilS — translation MSAIDIPAETGAIDPQLVERFRADLIAAWGSESVHSDLCKIGIAVSGGPDSVALLLLAHNLIPGRVEAATIDHQLREESAAEAKYVAQLCARLSIPHETIAVEVGAGNVQAKAREARYAALSNWTVRQGLAALATAHHADDQAETLLMRLNRGSGLAGLAGVRVSSWAYSEDPPGEFDIVRPLLGWRKSELNHLLDDVGIIPVCDPSNNDENFDRVRVRKALAAQEWLDSIAIAKSARLLGEMLNDVEHVLEMRRQKWMHEVDDGIVYIFGGGEAFEIENVHWIIERLGDGAPRTQIATMIDRLRSKQNASLAGVLARPIMFETEPDMSWAAWKFEPEPPRKTGQSANQLK, via the coding sequence TTGAGTGCAATTGATATCCCTGCAGAAACTGGCGCGATTGACCCGCAGTTAGTCGAGCGGTTTCGCGCTGATTTAATTGCTGCTTGGGGCAGTGAGTCGGTCCATTCCGATCTGTGCAAAATTGGTATTGCGGTATCGGGCGGGCCAGACAGCGTTGCATTATTGCTGCTCGCTCATAATTTGATCCCGGGACGTGTCGAAGCGGCGACGATTGATCACCAGCTGCGCGAAGAAAGCGCTGCAGAAGCCAAATATGTCGCGCAACTTTGCGCGAGACTGTCGATTCCACACGAAACTATTGCAGTGGAAGTAGGGGCAGGAAACGTTCAGGCTAAGGCTCGCGAAGCGCGTTATGCCGCGCTTTCAAACTGGACAGTCCGCCAAGGGTTGGCAGCGCTTGCGACGGCGCATCACGCGGATGATCAGGCGGAAACACTTTTGATGCGGCTGAACCGGGGAAGCGGACTTGCCGGTCTGGCGGGGGTCAGGGTGTCATCATGGGCATACTCCGAAGATCCGCCTGGCGAATTCGATATAGTGCGTCCGCTGCTTGGCTGGCGCAAATCCGAGTTGAATCATTTACTAGATGATGTCGGAATTATCCCGGTCTGCGACCCGTCAAATAACGATGAGAATTTCGACAGGGTGCGCGTCCGAAAAGCACTCGCCGCGCAGGAATGGCTTGATTCAATCGCAATCGCCAAGAGTGCTCGCTTGCTTGGTGAAATGCTCAACGATGTGGAGCATGTGCTGGAAATGCGGCGGCAGAAGTGGATGCACGAGGTGGATGACGGCATTGTCTATATCTTCGGCGGCGGTGAAGCGTTCGAGATCGAAAATGTTCATTGGATTATCGAGCGTCTGGGTGACGGCGCGCCAAGAACGCAGATTGCGACGATGATCGACCGCCTGCGCAGCAAGCAAAACGCCTCTTTAGCTGGCGTATTGGCGCGCCCGATAATGTTCGAAACCGAACCGGACATGAGCTGGGCTGCTTGGAAGTTCGAACCCGAACCACCGCGCAAAACGGGCCAGTCAGCCAATCAGCTCAAATAA
- a CDS encoding L,D-transpeptidase family protein, with protein MMKWIGGATAALVLAFGGATLASGFMSQDTAMDAAAPTLEDAIPVDEDAVAQANAQAGTGDGTTPEFVSEPVIQEIPEKKPDPKDEAFVIKRILPIDGPIKYGEWHWDDEGIEDGPLVMTVDLQARVISVFQGGYEIGAAAVLLGTDKHPTPLGTFPIRYKMRHNVSEKYNNAPMPYSMFLTADGIALHGSEVENGFASHGCVGMPDEFAAKIFAIAKKGDKVIITDGKRIGMGDSII; from the coding sequence ATGATGAAATGGATAGGCGGCGCAACGGCTGCATTGGTATTGGCCTTTGGCGGAGCAACGCTGGCCAGCGGATTTATGTCTCAAGACACGGCGATGGATGCTGCGGCACCGACGCTGGAAGACGCGATTCCGGTCGATGAGGACGCTGTTGCGCAGGCTAATGCCCAAGCCGGCACTGGCGACGGCACCACTCCGGAATTTGTCTCCGAGCCTGTCATTCAGGAAATTCCCGAGAAAAAACCTGATCCGAAAGACGAAGCGTTCGTCATCAAACGGATCCTGCCGATCGACGGGCCAATCAAATATGGCGAGTGGCACTGGGATGACGAAGGAATCGAGGACGGTCCTCTGGTTATGACGGTCGATCTACAGGCCCGCGTTATTTCGGTTTTCCAGGGCGGTTATGAAATTGGAGCGGCGGCGGTTCTGCTTGGCACCGATAAACACCCGACGCCGCTTGGCACATTCCCGATCCGTTACAAGATGCGGCACAATGTGTCAGAGAAATACAATAACGCACCCATGCCCTATTCGATGTTCCTGACGGCAGACGGCATCGCGCTGCACGGTAGCGAAGTCGAAAACGGTTTCGCCAGCCATGGCTGCGTGGGCATGCCCGATGAATTCGCGGCGAAGATTTTCGCCATCGCCAAGAAAGGCGACAAAGTGATCATTACCGACGGCAAACGTATCGGCATGGGCGACTCGATTATTTGA
- a CDS encoding phosphoenolpyruvate carboxylase produces MKTVADLTARLRELHQQTQETPLFNPAFQLSLDLSRELEARKISLDDIERMIAELECGSLKSRAGRLRNNLAPVSPEANDAALAELGGDDFDTFRARWENPGLHAVFTAHPTFLLTPEQTEAVARSASSDADISDDTCVATFERPTISLRYEHDRAMHAIGHAQDARDRIVSNALGQAAEAFPSKWYEAKPLPFRFASWVGYDMDGRTDIKWFDSIGFRLSEKAQRLERYVASLEAVDDTHPLLETLRNALAYSQDRASDFREDLTEPAALSKAANTLTADHPHKLLSLAPVIELLEAEALGADTGRAIGLKTLAAAMRADGLGMGWIHFRVNSSQLHNAIRRRIDPDNTLDLGSKGAMATLRELLGKVQPLRSNFAALAIESSTAIRQFLAMAQIIQHIDGDAPIRMLIAECEQPSTILAALYFSKLFGIEDKVDVSPLFETETALEHGGRFLDALLAEPIYQQYSRKRGRVAIQTGFSDAGRFVGQIPASLAIERLQGRLAEAMKDNGLTDVAALIFNTHGESMGRGAHPGGFADRLAWPLSAWTRRRFVRAGIRLEPEVSFQGGDGYLHFATPELALATLTRIATLDPAHTDPDAPTDQFYRRTDLSLDFYRAVRKHQRDHLESQTYSRALTAFGLGLLNSTGSRVSRRQSDLSADRDMNLRQIRAIPHNAILQQLGYPVNIISGIGSAADGNYEDLAALLTESERGRQLIRLVRASNALASIKTVAAFGELFNSAYWASRPYRGTESHLSDACETLAEYLTKDDRTGVFRRLASRLRVDALKLHRLLDMIPDESPLDDRENIRRSIGALQALRLTLLQHMFLKAVSIPAFSRANDISRNDVLEMVFTLRIDDALAQLRRAYPTSFPGLDNFSVDEPSDYPDGAGEGYTAIQRDYIDPLERAYKLSLRIGTAIANQFGAHG; encoded by the coding sequence ATGAAAACCGTCGCCGATCTGACCGCGCGTTTGCGTGAACTGCACCAGCAAACGCAGGAAACACCTTTATTCAATCCGGCGTTCCAACTCTCGCTCGACCTCTCGCGCGAGTTGGAAGCGCGCAAAATCAGCCTCGATGATATCGAGCGGATGATTGCGGAGCTGGAATGCGGATCGCTGAAGAGCCGTGCAGGGCGGCTGAGGAACAACCTCGCTCCGGTATCACCGGAAGCGAATGACGCGGCATTGGCAGAGCTTGGCGGCGATGATTTCGACACCTTCCGCGCTCGCTGGGAGAATCCCGGGTTACATGCAGTGTTTACCGCGCACCCTACATTCCTGCTGACGCCAGAGCAGACCGAGGCCGTGGCCCGGTCTGCCAGCAGCGATGCCGACATTAGTGACGATACCTGCGTTGCGACATTTGAACGCCCGACGATCTCTCTCCGCTACGAACATGATCGCGCGATGCATGCAATCGGGCATGCGCAGGACGCACGAGATCGGATCGTGTCCAACGCGCTGGGTCAAGCAGCCGAAGCTTTCCCGAGCAAATGGTACGAAGCCAAGCCTCTTCCGTTCCGCTTCGCCAGCTGGGTCGGTTACGATATGGATGGCCGGACCGACATCAAATGGTTCGATTCCATTGGCTTCCGCCTGTCTGAAAAAGCGCAGCGGCTGGAACGCTATGTCGCTTCGCTCGAAGCTGTCGACGATACACATCCACTGCTTGAGACTTTGCGCAATGCGCTGGCCTATTCGCAGGATCGCGCATCGGATTTCCGTGAGGATTTAACCGAGCCGGCTGCGCTATCGAAGGCAGCCAATACGCTGACGGCGGATCACCCGCACAAACTGCTCTCCCTCGCGCCGGTTATTGAATTGCTAGAGGCCGAGGCGTTAGGCGCGGACACCGGGCGCGCGATTGGCCTCAAAACGCTCGCTGCGGCAATGCGCGCCGATGGTTTGGGCATGGGCTGGATTCATTTCCGGGTGAACTCCAGCCAATTACACAATGCCATCCGCCGCCGGATTGATCCTGACAATACGCTCGATCTGGGCAGCAAAGGCGCGATGGCAACATTGCGCGAATTGCTGGGGAAAGTGCAGCCGCTGCGCTCAAACTTTGCCGCGCTGGCTATCGAAAGCAGCACTGCAATCCGGCAATTCCTCGCGATGGCGCAGATTATCCAGCACATCGATGGCGATGCGCCGATCCGGATGCTGATTGCCGAGTGCGAACAGCCTTCGACCATTTTGGCCGCGCTGTATTTCTCGAAATTATTCGGGATCGAAGACAAGGTCGACGTGTCGCCTCTGTTCGAGACCGAAACCGCGCTGGAGCATGGCGGGCGCTTCCTCGATGCGCTGCTGGCCGAACCGATCTATCAGCAATATTCGCGCAAGCGAGGCCGCGTCGCGATCCAGACCGGCTTCTCCGACGCGGGGCGGTTCGTCGGACAGATTCCGGCAAGTTTGGCTATCGAACGGCTGCAAGGCCGCCTGGCCGAGGCGATGAAGGACAACGGCTTGACCGATGTCGCGGCGCTGATTTTCAACACGCATGGCGAAAGCATGGGGCGCGGTGCGCATCCCGGCGGGTTTGCCGACCGGCTTGCTTGGCCGCTGAGCGCATGGACCCGGCGACGGTTCGTGCGCGCGGGTATCCGCTTGGAACCTGAAGTCAGCTTCCAAGGCGGTGACGGCTATCTCCATTTCGCCACACCCGAACTGGCGCTCGCAACGCTCACTCGGATCGCAACGCTTGATCCGGCACATACCGATCCCGATGCGCCGACCGACCAGTTCTATCGCCGGACCGATCTCAGTCTCGATTTCTATCGCGCCGTGCGCAAGCACCAGCGCGACCATCTGGAAAGCCAGACATATAGCCGCGCGCTGACAGCGTTCGGATTGGGCCTCCTCAACAGTACCGGCAGCCGCGTCTCCCGCCGGCAATCCGATCTGAGCGCTGACCGCGATATGAACCTGCGCCAGATCCGCGCCATCCCGCATAATGCGATTCTGCAGCAGCTCGGCTATCCGGTTAACATCATTTCGGGCATCGGCAGCGCAGCGGACGGGAATTATGAAGACCTCGCCGCGCTGCTCACCGAGAGCGAACGCGGGCGGCAACTGATCCGTCTGGTTCGTGCCTCCAATGCGCTGGCCAGCATCAAAACGGTCGCTGCATTCGGCGAGCTGTTCAATTCCGCCTATTGGGCGAGCCGCCCCTATCGCGGGACCGAGAGCCATCTGTCGGATGCTTGCGAAACACTCGCCGAATATCTGACCAAGGATGACCGGACCGGGGTATTCAGGCGCCTTGCCTCACGCCTTAGGGTCGATGCGCTGAAACTGCACCGACTGCTGGACATGATTCCGGATGAGTCACCACTCGATGACCGCGAGAATATCCGCCGGTCGATCGGCGCATTGCAAGCGCTGCGGCTCACCCTCCTCCAGCATATGTTCCTGAAAGCAGTCTCAATCCCGGCGTTTAGCCGTGCGAACGATATTAGCCGTAACGACGTGCTGGAGATGGTGTTCACTCTGCGGATCGACGATGCGCTGGCGCAGCTACGCCGGGCCTATCCTACAAGCTTCCCGGGTCTCGACAATTTCTCCGTCGATGAGCCTAGCGATTACCCGGATGGTGCTGGTGAAGGCTACACCGCGATCCAGCGTGATTATATCGATCCGCTCGAACGTGCTTACAAGCTGAGCCTGCGGATTGGCACCGCGATTGCCAACCAGTTCGGCGCGCATGGATAG
- the eda gene encoding bifunctional 4-hydroxy-2-oxoglutarate aldolase/2-dehydro-3-deoxy-phosphogluconate aldolase — MSDIETIMRTAPVVPVIVIDDVAHAVPMAEALVAGGLRCLEVTLRTPQALDAIKAMKQVPGAVVGAGTVTNQEELEDALEAGSEFIVSPGLTDTLGRAAIRHNVPFLPGIANSGDIMRGLDLGLTHFKFFPAMAAGGLPALKALAAPFGQCRFCPTGGVNLENAPEWLAFDKVLCVGGSWVAPKGEPNVAAIEAMAHEAAALNT, encoded by the coding sequence ATGAGCGATATCGAAACCATCATGCGCACTGCGCCCGTTGTCCCGGTGATTGTCATCGACGATGTCGCCCATGCCGTGCCGATGGCAGAAGCGCTGGTCGCTGGCGGTCTGCGCTGCCTCGAAGTCACTCTGCGCACGCCGCAGGCTTTGGACGCGATCAAGGCGATGAAGCAAGTCCCCGGCGCGGTCGTTGGTGCAGGCACAGTGACAAATCAGGAAGAACTGGAAGACGCATTGGAGGCGGGCAGCGAATTTATCGTCTCGCCCGGCCTGACCGACACGCTGGGCCGCGCTGCGATCCGCCACAATGTTCCGTTTCTGCCCGGCATCGCCAATTCGGGGGACATTATGCGCGGGCTCGATCTGGGGCTAACACACTTCAAATTCTTCCCCGCGATGGCGGCAGGCGGATTGCCTGCACTCAAAGCGCTGGCAGCACCGTTCGGTCAGTGCCGTTTCTGCCCGACCGGCGGCGTCAATCTGGAGAACGCGCCCGAATGGCTGGCCTTCGACAAAGTTCTGTGCGTCGGTGGAAGCTGGGTCGCACCCAAAGGTGAACCGAATGTGGCGGCGATTGAAGCCATGGCACACGAAGCGGCAGCGCTAAACACATGA